One segment of Ahaetulla prasina isolate Xishuangbanna chromosome 9, ASM2864084v1, whole genome shotgun sequence DNA contains the following:
- the ST14 gene encoding suppressor of tumorigenicity 14 protein isoform X2, with amino-acid sequence MEVLENAMANFHNLNLVGTGKARKPELRVESLTAFPSDEDIVKAARDNSCKYALHAKEGKVTSFTTPGFPNSPYPSNLRCFWALRADANAVISLTFTTFDFEGCDEGEDFVKVYNSLSPVEERSLAKLCGSFDFSYNLTFVSSQNVLLVMLSTDAKGRFPGFKAEFSQMLKMTSCGGVLKGVSGNFTTPYYPAYYPPNLDCVWNIEVPKDKNVKVRFNEFHLENPGNSNSCLKDYVEINAVKYCQASKGFVVMSKTNKITVRFHSDNSHVDNGFWAEYLSFDSNDPCPGKFTCKSGRCIKKELRCDGWFDCPDASDEKNCNCTKNQFRCHNNWCKPRYWLCDTVDDCGDKSDELQCECSPDSFKCNNGNCIPGQQKCDGKADCEDGSDEGECGSAVSVSCQAYTYKCRNNVCVNKRNPECDGAADCSDNSDEENCNCGIRAYSKQSRIVGGMDSDLGEWPWQVSLHVQSEGHVCGASLISNKWLVTAAHCFVEKNYIRYNDPSLWTAYMGLLDQEKRSNSHVQKKAIKRIITHPLFNDFTYDYDIALMELSSPVAFSKEIIPICLPDATHEFPAGKAIWVTGWGRTEEMGPGATILQKAEIRVINQTMCESLLVNQLTARMMCVGVLTGGIDACQGDSGGPLTSVEVNNRMFLAGIVSWGDGCARRNRPGVYTRVTKLRTWIKEKTGL; translated from the exons ATGGAGGTTCTTGAAAACGCCATGGCAAATTTCCATAATTTAAATCTAGTGGGAACAGGAAAGGCGCGGAAGCCAGAACTTCGAGTTGAGTCTCTCACAGCTTTCC CTTCTGATGAGGATATCGTTAAAGCAGCCCGAGACA ACAGCTGCAAATATGCGTTGCACGCCAAGGAAGGGAAAGTGACCAGCTTCACCACGCCAGGCTTCCCAAATAGCCCTTACCCGTCCAACCTGCGTTGCTTCTGGGCGCTGAGAGCCGACGCTAACGCCGTCATTAGCCTGACCTTCACTACATTTGACTTCGAGGGATGCGACGAAGGGGAGGACTTTGTCAAGGTGTACAACTCATTGAGCCCTGTAGAAGAACGCTCGTTGGCGAA gctgTGCGGGAGCTTTGACTTTTCATACAACCTGACTTTCGTCTCCTCTCAAAACGTCCTCCTGGTTATGTTAAGTACAGATGCAAAGGGAAGATTTCCTGGATTCAAAGCAGAATTCTCCCAGATGTTAAAGATGACAT CTTGTGGAGGAGTTTTGAAGGGTGTATCGGGGAACTTCACCACTCCTTATTATCCAGCCTACTACCCTCCAAATTTGGATTGCGTATGGAATATAGAG GTGCCTAAGGACAAAAATGTAAAGGTACGCTTCAATGAATTCCATCTTGAGAATCCTGGTAACTCCAACTCCTGCCTCAAAGATTATGTGGAAATCAACGCTGTCAA GTATTGTCAGGCCAGCAAGGGATTTGTGGTAATGAGTAAAACCAACAAAATTACAGTTCGTTTCCACTCAGATAATTCACACGTGGACAATGGCTTCTGGGCTGAGTATTTGTCCTTTGACTCCAATGACC CTTGCCCAGGGAAATTCACCTGCAAAAGTGGCCGTTGTATCAAAAAAGAACTGCGCTGTGATGGGTGGTTTGATTGTCCAGATGCCAGTGATGAGAAAAATTGCA attgCACTAAGAATCAATTCCGATGCCACAATAATTGGTGCAAGCCAAGGTACTGGCTTTGTGATACGGTGGATGATTGTGGGGACAAAAGCGACGAACTGCAGTGCG aATGTTCTCCTGACAGCTTCAAGTGCAATAACGGCAACTGCATCCCAGGGCAGCAGAAATGTGACGGAAAAGCAGACTGCGAAGATGGAAGCGACGAGGGGGAATGTGGCTCCG CGGTCAGCGTTTCCTGTCAAGCATATACCTACAAATGCCGCAACAATGTGTGTGTGAACAAGAGGAATCCGGAATGTGATGGAGCAGCAGACTGTAGCGACAATTCAGATGAAGAGAATTGCA ACTGTGGCATCCGTGCCTATAGCAAGCAGTCCCGGATTGTGGGTGGAATGGACTCCGATTTGGGCGAATGGCCCTGGCAGGTCAGTCTGCATGTCCAGAGCGAGGGTCACGTATGTGGAGCTTCCTTGATATCCAACAAGTGGCTGGTCACGGCTGCCCATTGCTTTGTTGAAAAGAACTACATCAG ATATAACGATCCCTCTCTGTGGACTGCCTACATGGGTCTTCTAGATCAGGAGAAAAGGTCGAACAGCCACGTTCAGAAAAAGGCTATCAAGAGAATCATCACCCACCCGCTCTTCAATGACTTCACGTACGATTATGACATCGCCCTGATGGAGCTCTCCAGCCCCGTGGCTTTTTCCAAAGAAATCATTCCTATCTGTTTGCCTGATGCCACCCATGAATTCCCTGCagggaaagccatctgggtgaccggATGGGGAAGGACTGAAGAAATGG GTCCTGGTGCCACAATTTTGCAGAAGGCAGAAATCCGGGTGATCAATCAGACCATGTGTGAGTCCCTTCTGGTCAATCAACTCACTGCACGGATGATGTGCGTAGGAGTCCTGACGGGAGGAATTGATGCTTGCCAG GGAGATTCGGGAGGACCGCTTACCAGCGTGGAAGTGAACAATAGGATGTTCCTGGCTGGTATAGTCAGCTGGGGAGATGGTTGTGCTCGCCGGAACAGGCCAGGAGTTTACACCCGGGTCACTAAGCTACGAACATGGATCAAAGAGAAAACAGGGTTGTAG
- the ST14 gene encoding suppressor of tumorigenicity 14 protein isoform X1, producing the protein MNIYRPPSGAKTKVSGLKYSSKTEDMNGLEEGVEFLPTMNTKKLEKRGPKRWVVVVIVVSISLLLSLLVGLLVWHFKYRAALVQKPYNGHMRLIGTRFIDAYENSSSPEFAALAKNAKMMLLDIYAKNLDVGPFHNHSEILAFSEGSVIAYFWSTFSVPKYKMEVLENAMANFHNLNLVGTGKARKPELRVESLTAFPSDEDIVKAARDNSCKYALHAKEGKVTSFTTPGFPNSPYPSNLRCFWALRADANAVISLTFTTFDFEGCDEGEDFVKVYNSLSPVEERSLAKLCGSFDFSYNLTFVSSQNVLLVMLSTDAKGRFPGFKAEFSQMLKMTSCGGVLKGVSGNFTTPYYPAYYPPNLDCVWNIEVPKDKNVKVRFNEFHLENPGNSNSCLKDYVEINAVKYCQASKGFVVMSKTNKITVRFHSDNSHVDNGFWAEYLSFDSNDPCPGKFTCKSGRCIKKELRCDGWFDCPDASDEKNCNCTKNQFRCHNNWCKPRYWLCDTVDDCGDKSDELQCECSPDSFKCNNGNCIPGQQKCDGKADCEDGSDEGECGSAVSVSCQAYTYKCRNNVCVNKRNPECDGAADCSDNSDEENCNCGIRAYSKQSRIVGGMDSDLGEWPWQVSLHVQSEGHVCGASLISNKWLVTAAHCFVEKNYIRYNDPSLWTAYMGLLDQEKRSNSHVQKKAIKRIITHPLFNDFTYDYDIALMELSSPVAFSKEIIPICLPDATHEFPAGKAIWVTGWGRTEEMGPGATILQKAEIRVINQTMCESLLVNQLTARMMCVGVLTGGIDACQGDSGGPLTSVEVNNRMFLAGIVSWGDGCARRNRPGVYTRVTKLRTWIKEKTGL; encoded by the exons GACATGAACGGCCTGGAGGAAGGGGTGGAGTTCCTGCCCACCATGAACACCAAGAAGCTTGAGAAGCGTGGTCCAAAACGTTGGGTAGTGGTAGTCATCGTGGTATCCATCTCCCTGCTCCTTTCTCTGTTGGTTGGGCTGCTGGTTTGGCACTTCAAAT aCAGGGCTGCCCTTGTGCAGAAGCCATACAATGGCCACATGAGACTGATAGGCACACGGTTCATCGATGCCTATGAGAATTCCAGCTCTCCTGAATTTGCTGCATTGGCAAAGAATGCAAAGATGATG ctCTTGGACATCTATGCAAAGAATTTGGATGTTGGTCCATTCCACAACCACTCAGAAATACTAGCATTCAG TGAGGGCAGTGTGATTGCTTACTTCTGGTCCACATTCAGTGTTCCTAAATACAAGATGGAGGTTCTTGAAAACGCCATGGCAAATTTCCATAATTTAAATCTAGTGGGAACAGGAAAGGCGCGGAAGCCAGAACTTCGAGTTGAGTCTCTCACAGCTTTCC CTTCTGATGAGGATATCGTTAAAGCAGCCCGAGACA ACAGCTGCAAATATGCGTTGCACGCCAAGGAAGGGAAAGTGACCAGCTTCACCACGCCAGGCTTCCCAAATAGCCCTTACCCGTCCAACCTGCGTTGCTTCTGGGCGCTGAGAGCCGACGCTAACGCCGTCATTAGCCTGACCTTCACTACATTTGACTTCGAGGGATGCGACGAAGGGGAGGACTTTGTCAAGGTGTACAACTCATTGAGCCCTGTAGAAGAACGCTCGTTGGCGAA gctgTGCGGGAGCTTTGACTTTTCATACAACCTGACTTTCGTCTCCTCTCAAAACGTCCTCCTGGTTATGTTAAGTACAGATGCAAAGGGAAGATTTCCTGGATTCAAAGCAGAATTCTCCCAGATGTTAAAGATGACAT CTTGTGGAGGAGTTTTGAAGGGTGTATCGGGGAACTTCACCACTCCTTATTATCCAGCCTACTACCCTCCAAATTTGGATTGCGTATGGAATATAGAG GTGCCTAAGGACAAAAATGTAAAGGTACGCTTCAATGAATTCCATCTTGAGAATCCTGGTAACTCCAACTCCTGCCTCAAAGATTATGTGGAAATCAACGCTGTCAA GTATTGTCAGGCCAGCAAGGGATTTGTGGTAATGAGTAAAACCAACAAAATTACAGTTCGTTTCCACTCAGATAATTCACACGTGGACAATGGCTTCTGGGCTGAGTATTTGTCCTTTGACTCCAATGACC CTTGCCCAGGGAAATTCACCTGCAAAAGTGGCCGTTGTATCAAAAAAGAACTGCGCTGTGATGGGTGGTTTGATTGTCCAGATGCCAGTGATGAGAAAAATTGCA attgCACTAAGAATCAATTCCGATGCCACAATAATTGGTGCAAGCCAAGGTACTGGCTTTGTGATACGGTGGATGATTGTGGGGACAAAAGCGACGAACTGCAGTGCG aATGTTCTCCTGACAGCTTCAAGTGCAATAACGGCAACTGCATCCCAGGGCAGCAGAAATGTGACGGAAAAGCAGACTGCGAAGATGGAAGCGACGAGGGGGAATGTGGCTCCG CGGTCAGCGTTTCCTGTCAAGCATATACCTACAAATGCCGCAACAATGTGTGTGTGAACAAGAGGAATCCGGAATGTGATGGAGCAGCAGACTGTAGCGACAATTCAGATGAAGAGAATTGCA ACTGTGGCATCCGTGCCTATAGCAAGCAGTCCCGGATTGTGGGTGGAATGGACTCCGATTTGGGCGAATGGCCCTGGCAGGTCAGTCTGCATGTCCAGAGCGAGGGTCACGTATGTGGAGCTTCCTTGATATCCAACAAGTGGCTGGTCACGGCTGCCCATTGCTTTGTTGAAAAGAACTACATCAG ATATAACGATCCCTCTCTGTGGACTGCCTACATGGGTCTTCTAGATCAGGAGAAAAGGTCGAACAGCCACGTTCAGAAAAAGGCTATCAAGAGAATCATCACCCACCCGCTCTTCAATGACTTCACGTACGATTATGACATCGCCCTGATGGAGCTCTCCAGCCCCGTGGCTTTTTCCAAAGAAATCATTCCTATCTGTTTGCCTGATGCCACCCATGAATTCCCTGCagggaaagccatctgggtgaccggATGGGGAAGGACTGAAGAAATGG GTCCTGGTGCCACAATTTTGCAGAAGGCAGAAATCCGGGTGATCAATCAGACCATGTGTGAGTCCCTTCTGGTCAATCAACTCACTGCACGGATGATGTGCGTAGGAGTCCTGACGGGAGGAATTGATGCTTGCCAG GGAGATTCGGGAGGACCGCTTACCAGCGTGGAAGTGAACAATAGGATGTTCCTGGCTGGTATAGTCAGCTGGGGAGATGGTTGTGCTCGCCGGAACAGGCCAGGAGTTTACACCCGGGTCACTAAGCTACGAACATGGATCAAAGAGAAAACAGGGTTGTAG